One Camelina sativa cultivar DH55 chromosome 3, Cs, whole genome shotgun sequence genomic window carries:
- the LOC104778476 gene encoding elongation factor 2-like, with protein sequence MVKFTADELRRIMDYKHNIRNMSVIAHVDHGKSTLTDSLVAAAGIIAQEVAGDVRMTDTRADEAERGITIKSTGISLYYEMTDASLKSFTGARDGNEYLINLIDSPGHVDFSSEVTAALRITDGALVVVDCIEGVCVQTETVLRQALGERIRPVLTVNKMDRCFLELQVDGEEAYQTFSRVIENANVIMATYEDPLLGDVQVYPEKGTVAFSAGLHGWAFTLTNFAKMYASKFGVDESKMMERLWGENFFDPATRKWTSKNTGTATCKRGFVQFCYEPIKQIIATCMNDQKDKLWPMLAKLGVQMKNDEKELLAKPLMKRVMQTWLPASTALLEMMIFHLPSPHTAQRYRVENLYEGPLDDKYANAIRNCDPNGPLMLYVSKMIPASDKGRFFAFGRVFAGRVATGMKVRIMGPNFVPGEKKDLYVKSVQRTVIWMGKRQETVDDVPCGNTVAMVGLDQFITKNATLTNETEVDAHPIRAMKFSVSPVVRVAVQCKVASDLPKLVEGLKRLAKSDPMVVCSMEESGQHIVAGAGELHIEICLKDLQDDFMGGAEIIKSDPVVSFRETVCDRSSRTVMSKSPNKHNRLYMEARPMEEGLAEAIDEGRIGPRDDPKTRSKILAEEFGWDKDLAKKIWAFGPETTGPNMVVDMCKGVQYLNEIKDSVVAGFQWASKEGPLCEENMRGICFEVCDVVLHSDAIHRGGGQVIPTARRVIYASQLTAKPRLLEPVYMVEIQAPEGALGGIYSVLNQKRGHVFEEMQRPGTPLYNIKAYLPVVESFGFSAQLRAATSGQAFPQCVFDHWEMMSSDPLEPGTQASVLVADTRKRKGLKEQMTPLSDFEDKL encoded by the exons atg GTGAAGTTCACAGCTGATGAGCTCCGACGGATTATGGACTACAAACACAACATCCGTAATATGTCCGTTATTGCTCATGTTGACCACG GGAAATCCACTCTCACTGATTCCTTGGTTGCTGCTGCTGGTATCATTGCCCAAGAGGTTGCTGGTGATGTTCGTATGACTGATACCAGAGCTGATGAGGCAGAACGTGGTATCACTATCAAGTCCACTGGTATTTCTCTCTACTACGAGATGACTGATGCTTCTTTGAAGAGTTTCACTGGAGCCAGAGACGGAAACGAATACCTCATCAACCTTATCGATTCACCTGGACATGTTGACTTTTCTTCTGAGGTTACTGCTGCTCTCCGTATTACTGATGGTGCTCTTGTCGTGGTCGACTGCATTGAGGGTGTGTGTGTTCAGACTGAGACTGTTCTACGTCAGGCTCTTGGTGAGAGGATTCGACCTGTCTTGACTGTCAACAAAATGGACAGATGTTTCCTTGAGCTTCAAGTTGATGGTGAGGAGGCTTACCAGACTTTCTCGAGGGTCATTGAGAATGCAAACGTCATCATGGCTACGTACGAGGATCCTCTCCTTGGTGATGTTCAGGTTTATCCAGAGAAGGGTACTGTTGCGTTTTCTGCTGGTCTCCACGGTTGGGCGTTTACACTTACCAACTTTGCCAAGATGTATGCTTCCAAGTTCGGTGTTGATGAATCTAAGATGATGGAGAGACTCTGGGGTGAGAATTTCTTTGACCCTGCCACCAGGAAATGGACTAGCAAAAACACTGGTACCGCGACCTGCAAGCGTGGGTTTGTCCAGTTCTGCTATGAACCCATCAAGCAAATCATTGCCACTTGCATGAATGACCAGAAGGACAAGTTGTGGCCTATGTTGGCCAAGCTTGGTGTCCAGATGAAGAACGATGAGAAGGAACTGTTGGCTAAACCTTTGATGAAGCGTGTTATGCAGACGTGGCTCCCTGCAAGTACTGCACTACTTGAGATGATGATCTTTCATTTGCCATCTCCCCACACTGCCCAGAGGTACCGTGTTGAGAATCTGTATGAAGGTCCCCTTGATGATAAGTATGCAAATGCCATCAGGAACTGTGACCCCAATGGTCCTCTCATGCTGTACGTGTCTAAGATGATTCCTGCTTCTGACAAGGGTAGGTTCTTTGCCTTTGGTCGTGTCTTTGCTGGTAGGGTTGCTACTGGTATGAAGGTCAGAATTATGGGTCCCAACTTTGTCCCTGGTGAGAAGAAGGATCTGTATGTTAAGAGTGTTCAGAGGACTGTTATTTGGATGGGTAAGAGGCAAGAGACTGTGGACGATGTTCCTTGTGGTAACACTGTTGCTATGGTTGGGCTGGATCAGTTCATCACAAAGAATGCTACATTGACTAATGAGACTGAAGTTGATGCTCATCCCATTCGCGCCATGAAGTTTTCTGTGTCCCCTGTTGTTCGTGTCGCTGTTCAGTGTAAGGTTGCATCTGATCTTCCTAAGCTTGTTGAGGGTCTCAAGAGGCTGGCCAAGTCTGATCCTATGGTTGTGTGCTCAATGGAAGAGTCAGGGCAGCACATTGTCGCTGGTGCAGGAGAACTCCATATTGAGATTTGTTTGAAGGATCTCCAGGATGATTTCATGGGTGGTGCAGAAATTATCAAGTCAGACCCTGTGGTCTCTTTCCGTGAGACAGTATGTGATAGATCTTCACGCACGGTAATGAGTAAGTCTCCTAACAAGCACAACCGTCTGTACATGGAAGCAAGACCCATGGAGGAAGGTCTAGCTGAGGCTATTGATGAGGGACGTATTGGTCCAAGGGATGACCCTAAGACCAGGTCCAAGATCTTGGCGGAGGAGTTTGGATGGGACAAGGATCTTGCAAAGAAAATCTGGGCGTTTGGACCTGAAACCACAGGGCCTAACATGGTGGTTGATATGTGTAAGGGAGTTCAGTACCTTAATGAAATCAAGGACTCAGTGGTGGCTGGTTTCCAGTGGGCTTCCAAGGAAGGTCCTCTTTGCGAAGAGAACATGAGAGGCATCTGTTTTGAGGTTTGTGATGTGGTTCTTCACTCTGATGCGATCCACAGAGGAGGTGGTCAGGTCATCCCAACAGCCAGAAGAGTCATATACGCTTCCCAGCTCACTGCCAAGCCCCGACTTTTGGAGCCTGTATACATGGTTGAGATCCAGGCACCAGAGGGAGCTCTTGGAGGAATCTACAGCGTGCTGAATCAGAAGAGAGGACACGTCTTTGAGGAGATGCAGAGGCCAGGGACACCACTGTACAACATCAAGGCGTACCTGCCTGTTGTGGAGTCGTTTGGATTCTCGGCTCAGCTTAGGGCAGCAACCTCAGGACAGGCGTTCCCGCAGTGTGTTTTTGATCATTGGGAAATGATGTCGTCTGACCCTCTTGAGCCAGGAACTCAGGCCTCAGTGCTTGTGGCTGATACCAGGAAGAGGAAGGGTTTGAAGGAACAGATGACTCCACTCTCTGATTTCGAAGACAAGCTTTAA